The following proteins are encoded in a genomic region of Syngnathoides biaculeatus isolate LvHL_M chromosome 15, ASM1980259v1, whole genome shotgun sequence:
- the angel1 gene encoding protein angel homolog 1 isoform X2, which produces MIASLFYALYPVSRFMLRRTSVVNSTMACHGHAVMSRISVKSEQILPVEHLGQSALSTEHEEKMSEQYSFDEDKKTPDAEQLICVSQKDTEIEAVLKTGEVQYSAKSEEDEQEIPKEEIGKVHHPLNQPLNTAFEGSEQHVPCPVVDLAKMELFEDSGNAADCSRHEAECWDEYTDVIQSSQTNSNWKQRSLLSNGKNHFDAQRGQHFPLGPGLVDEIRCPLWHIPPGSYHASVQWTRPCEVKWRLWQESSTEHFDTDVPFTKPSMDFTVMSYNILAQDLLEANMELYTHCPQEVLDWSNRCRLLLDEIHRCAPDILCLQEVQENHYQTQLYPVLTQMGYNCVYKRRTGNKTDGCATCYCSSRFSEVSVTPIEFFRPQTGLLDRHNVGIVLVLRPVVYQESKVRAKGSLLCVANTHLLFNPSRGDVKLAQLAILLAEIDNMIKSWRAKCEHCNVIMCGDFNSLPHMPLYQLITTGELHFQGLPAWMVSGQKDLSHKATCHRLFAPLWSDCLGISDSCQYVASCEVDSSCIPVTVLQPSPEGKRHYSHDFLLQLRFCPISCIRPSDLQLIPGVTDNSPDLLSRNKPNIRFRHILRHQLDLESTYKHIIADSGDPEITTLHSEGAATVDYIFYSPERTSYQAGQFGCEGLKLVGCLSLLSEDTLWSIGGLPSYIFPSDHLSLVAKFRLNLKAAVG; this is translated from the exons TTGTCAACAGTACAATGGCATGCCATGGTCATGCTGTCATGAGCAGGATCTCCGTCAAGTCTGAGCAAATTCTGCCGGTCGAGCACCTCGGCCAAAGCGCTTTGTCAACAGAACATGAGGAAAAGATGAGTGAACAATACTCCTTTGATGAAGACAAGAAGACACCTGATGCAGAACAGCTAATATGTGTCAGTCAAAAGGACACGGAAATTGAGGCAGTCTTAAAGACTGGTGAGGTACAATATTCAGCCAAGAGTGAAGAAGATGAACAGGAGATCCCCAAAGAAGAAATAGGGAAAGTGCACCATCCACTTAACCAGCCACTGAACACTGCATTTGAGGGGAGTGAGCAGCATGTGCCCTGTCCTGTGGTGGATCTGGCAAAGATGGAGCTTTTTGAAGACTCTGGAAATGCAGCTGATTGTAGCAGACACGAAGCAGAGTGCTGGGACGAATATACTGATGTAATACAGAGTTCTCAAACAAATTCAAACTGGAAGCAGAGATCACTGCTCTCcaatggtaaaaatcactttgaTGCTCAAAGAGGACAACACTTCCCCCTGGGACCTGGCTTAGTCGATGAAATCCGTTGCCCACTCTGGCATATTCCTCCTGGGAGCTATCACGCTTCAGTTCAATGGACGAGGCCCTGTGAAG TAAAGTGGAGATTATGGCAAGAAAGTTCAACAGAGCATTTCGACACAGATGTTCCTTTCACAAAGCCCTCCATGGACTTTACAGTCATGTCGTACAATATCTTGGCTCAAGACCTGTTGGAGGCCAACATGGAGCTTTACACACACTGCCCCCAAGAGGTACTGGATTGGAGCAACCGCTGCCGCCTGCTTTTGGACGAAATACACAGATGTGCCCCAGAT ATCCTTTGTCTTCAAGAGGTCCAGGAGAACCACTATCAAACACAACTGTATCCAGTCCTGACTCAGATGG GTTACAACTGTGTCTACAAGCGACGCACAGGCAACAAGACAGACGGGTGTGCTACTTGCTACTGCAGCAGCCGCTTTTCTGAGGTGTCAGTCACACCGATAGAGTTCTTCAGGCCCCAAACAGGGCTTTTGGACCGACACAACGTGGGCATAGTTTTGGTGCTTCGGCCCGTTGTCTACCAGGAGTCCAAGGTCAGAGCGAAGGGCTCGCTACTTTGTGTGGCCAACACACACCTGCTCTTCAATCCCAGCAGGGGGGATGTCAAACtggctcaactggccatattgctgGCAGAGATCGACAATATGATCAAGTCGTGGAGGGCTAAATGTGAACACTGCAATGTTATCATGTGCGGAGACTTCAATTCTTTGCCACACATGCCTCTGTATCAGCTCATCACAACTGGGGAGCTCCACTTCCAGGGTCTACCGGCATGGATG GTGTCAGGTCAGAAGGATCTTTCACACAAAGCCACTTGCCACAGACTGTTTGCGCCTCTATGGTCCGACTGTCTGGGAATTTCCGACAGCTGCCAGTACGTCGCTTCCTGTGAGGTGGATTCAAGCTGCATTCCCGTCACAG TGCTTCAACCCTCTCCTGAAGGGAAACGTCACTACAGCCACGACTTCCTTTTGCAACTGCGCTTTTGTCCAATTTCGTGTATCCGTCCCAGTGATTTACAATTAATCCCGGGTGTCACTGACAACAGTCCAG atttgctGAGCAGAAATAAGCCGAATATTAG GTTTCGACACATTTTAAGACACCAGTTAGACCTGGAGTCCACCTATAAGCACATAATTGCTGACTCTGGTGACCCGGAAATCACAACCCTGCACTCTGAAGGGGCTGCCACTGTGGATTATATCTTCTATTCCCCTGAACGCACCTCATATCAAGCAG GCCAGTTTGGCTGTGAAGGTCTGAAGTTGGTTGGTTGTCTCTCACTGCTGTCTGAGGATACCCTTTGGTCCATAGGTGGCCTCCCCAGCTACATATTCCCATCTGATCATCTCAGTCTTGTGGCTAAATTCCGGCTGAACCTGAAAGCAGCAGTTGGTTGA
- the angel1 gene encoding protein angel homolog 1 isoform X3, translating to MACHGHAVMSRISVKSEQILPVEHLGQSALSTEHEEKMSEQYSFDEDKKTPDAEQLICVSQKDTEIEAVLKTGEVQYSAKSEEDEQEIPKEEIGKVHHPLNQPLNTAFEGSEQHVPCPVVDLAKMELFEDSGNAADCSRHEAECWDEYTDVIQSSQTNSNWKQRSLLSNGKNHFDAQRGQHFPLGPGLVDEIRCPLWHIPPGSYHASVQWTRPCEVKWRLWQESSTEHFDTDVPFTKPSMDFTVMSYNILAQDLLEANMELYTHCPQEVLDWSNRCRLLLDEIHRCAPDILCLQEVQENHYQTQLYPVLTQMGYNCVYKRRTGNKTDGCATCYCSSRFSEVSVTPIEFFRPQTGLLDRHNVGIVLVLRPVVYQESKVRAKGSLLCVANTHLLFNPSRGDVKLAQLAILLAEIDNMIKSWRAKCEHCNVIMCGDFNSLPHMPLYQLITTGELHFQGLPAWMVSGQKDLSHKATCHRLFAPLWSDCLGISDSCQYVASCEVDSSCIPVTVLQPSPEGKRHYSHDFLLQLRFCPISCIRPSDLQLIPGVTDNSPDLLSRNKPNIRFRHILRHQLDLESTYKHIIADSGDPEITTLHSEGAATVDYIFYSPERTSYQAAGQFGCEGLKLVGCLSLLSEDTLWSIGGLPSYIFPSDHLSLVAKFRLNLKAAVG from the exons ATGGCATGCCATGGTCATGCTGTCATGAGCAGGATCTCCGTCAAGTCTGAGCAAATTCTGCCGGTCGAGCACCTCGGCCAAAGCGCTTTGTCAACAGAACATGAGGAAAAGATGAGTGAACAATACTCCTTTGATGAAGACAAGAAGACACCTGATGCAGAACAGCTAATATGTGTCAGTCAAAAGGACACGGAAATTGAGGCAGTCTTAAAGACTGGTGAGGTACAATATTCAGCCAAGAGTGAAGAAGATGAACAGGAGATCCCCAAAGAAGAAATAGGGAAAGTGCACCATCCACTTAACCAGCCACTGAACACTGCATTTGAGGGGAGTGAGCAGCATGTGCCCTGTCCTGTGGTGGATCTGGCAAAGATGGAGCTTTTTGAAGACTCTGGAAATGCAGCTGATTGTAGCAGACACGAAGCAGAGTGCTGGGACGAATATACTGATGTAATACAGAGTTCTCAAACAAATTCAAACTGGAAGCAGAGATCACTGCTCTCcaatggtaaaaatcactttgaTGCTCAAAGAGGACAACACTTCCCCCTGGGACCTGGCTTAGTCGATGAAATCCGTTGCCCACTCTGGCATATTCCTCCTGGGAGCTATCACGCTTCAGTTCAATGGACGAGGCCCTGTGAAG TAAAGTGGAGATTATGGCAAGAAAGTTCAACAGAGCATTTCGACACAGATGTTCCTTTCACAAAGCCCTCCATGGACTTTACAGTCATGTCGTACAATATCTTGGCTCAAGACCTGTTGGAGGCCAACATGGAGCTTTACACACACTGCCCCCAAGAGGTACTGGATTGGAGCAACCGCTGCCGCCTGCTTTTGGACGAAATACACAGATGTGCCCCAGAT ATCCTTTGTCTTCAAGAGGTCCAGGAGAACCACTATCAAACACAACTGTATCCAGTCCTGACTCAGATGG GTTACAACTGTGTCTACAAGCGACGCACAGGCAACAAGACAGACGGGTGTGCTACTTGCTACTGCAGCAGCCGCTTTTCTGAGGTGTCAGTCACACCGATAGAGTTCTTCAGGCCCCAAACAGGGCTTTTGGACCGACACAACGTGGGCATAGTTTTGGTGCTTCGGCCCGTTGTCTACCAGGAGTCCAAGGTCAGAGCGAAGGGCTCGCTACTTTGTGTGGCCAACACACACCTGCTCTTCAATCCCAGCAGGGGGGATGTCAAACtggctcaactggccatattgctgGCAGAGATCGACAATATGATCAAGTCGTGGAGGGCTAAATGTGAACACTGCAATGTTATCATGTGCGGAGACTTCAATTCTTTGCCACACATGCCTCTGTATCAGCTCATCACAACTGGGGAGCTCCACTTCCAGGGTCTACCGGCATGGATG GTGTCAGGTCAGAAGGATCTTTCACACAAAGCCACTTGCCACAGACTGTTTGCGCCTCTATGGTCCGACTGTCTGGGAATTTCCGACAGCTGCCAGTACGTCGCTTCCTGTGAGGTGGATTCAAGCTGCATTCCCGTCACAG TGCTTCAACCCTCTCCTGAAGGGAAACGTCACTACAGCCACGACTTCCTTTTGCAACTGCGCTTTTGTCCAATTTCGTGTATCCGTCCCAGTGATTTACAATTAATCCCGGGTGTCACTGACAACAGTCCAG atttgctGAGCAGAAATAAGCCGAATATTAG GTTTCGACACATTTTAAGACACCAGTTAGACCTGGAGTCCACCTATAAGCACATAATTGCTGACTCTGGTGACCCGGAAATCACAACCCTGCACTCTGAAGGGGCTGCCACTGTGGATTATATCTTCTATTCCCCTGAACGCACCTCATATCAAGCAG CAGGCCAGTTTGGCTGTGAAGGTCTGAAGTTGGTTGGTTGTCTCTCACTGCTGTCTGAGGATACCCTTTGGTCCATAGGTGGCCTCCCCAGCTACATATTCCCATCTGATCATCTCAGTCTTGTGGCTAAATTCCGGCTGAACCTGAAAGCAGCAGTTGGTTGA
- the angel1 gene encoding protein angel homolog 1 isoform X1 produces MIASLFYALYPVSRFMLRRTSVVNSTMACHGHAVMSRISVKSEQILPVEHLGQSALSTEHEEKMSEQYSFDEDKKTPDAEQLICVSQKDTEIEAVLKTGEVQYSAKSEEDEQEIPKEEIGKVHHPLNQPLNTAFEGSEQHVPCPVVDLAKMELFEDSGNAADCSRHEAECWDEYTDVIQSSQTNSNWKQRSLLSNGKNHFDAQRGQHFPLGPGLVDEIRCPLWHIPPGSYHASVQWTRPCEVKWRLWQESSTEHFDTDVPFTKPSMDFTVMSYNILAQDLLEANMELYTHCPQEVLDWSNRCRLLLDEIHRCAPDILCLQEVQENHYQTQLYPVLTQMGYNCVYKRRTGNKTDGCATCYCSSRFSEVSVTPIEFFRPQTGLLDRHNVGIVLVLRPVVYQESKVRAKGSLLCVANTHLLFNPSRGDVKLAQLAILLAEIDNMIKSWRAKCEHCNVIMCGDFNSLPHMPLYQLITTGELHFQGLPAWMVSGQKDLSHKATCHRLFAPLWSDCLGISDSCQYVASCEVDSSCIPVTVLQPSPEGKRHYSHDFLLQLRFCPISCIRPSDLQLIPGVTDNSPDLLSRNKPNIRFRHILRHQLDLESTYKHIIADSGDPEITTLHSEGAATVDYIFYSPERTSYQAAGQFGCEGLKLVGCLSLLSEDTLWSIGGLPSYIFPSDHLSLVAKFRLNLKAAVG; encoded by the exons TTGTCAACAGTACAATGGCATGCCATGGTCATGCTGTCATGAGCAGGATCTCCGTCAAGTCTGAGCAAATTCTGCCGGTCGAGCACCTCGGCCAAAGCGCTTTGTCAACAGAACATGAGGAAAAGATGAGTGAACAATACTCCTTTGATGAAGACAAGAAGACACCTGATGCAGAACAGCTAATATGTGTCAGTCAAAAGGACACGGAAATTGAGGCAGTCTTAAAGACTGGTGAGGTACAATATTCAGCCAAGAGTGAAGAAGATGAACAGGAGATCCCCAAAGAAGAAATAGGGAAAGTGCACCATCCACTTAACCAGCCACTGAACACTGCATTTGAGGGGAGTGAGCAGCATGTGCCCTGTCCTGTGGTGGATCTGGCAAAGATGGAGCTTTTTGAAGACTCTGGAAATGCAGCTGATTGTAGCAGACACGAAGCAGAGTGCTGGGACGAATATACTGATGTAATACAGAGTTCTCAAACAAATTCAAACTGGAAGCAGAGATCACTGCTCTCcaatggtaaaaatcactttgaTGCTCAAAGAGGACAACACTTCCCCCTGGGACCTGGCTTAGTCGATGAAATCCGTTGCCCACTCTGGCATATTCCTCCTGGGAGCTATCACGCTTCAGTTCAATGGACGAGGCCCTGTGAAG TAAAGTGGAGATTATGGCAAGAAAGTTCAACAGAGCATTTCGACACAGATGTTCCTTTCACAAAGCCCTCCATGGACTTTACAGTCATGTCGTACAATATCTTGGCTCAAGACCTGTTGGAGGCCAACATGGAGCTTTACACACACTGCCCCCAAGAGGTACTGGATTGGAGCAACCGCTGCCGCCTGCTTTTGGACGAAATACACAGATGTGCCCCAGAT ATCCTTTGTCTTCAAGAGGTCCAGGAGAACCACTATCAAACACAACTGTATCCAGTCCTGACTCAGATGG GTTACAACTGTGTCTACAAGCGACGCACAGGCAACAAGACAGACGGGTGTGCTACTTGCTACTGCAGCAGCCGCTTTTCTGAGGTGTCAGTCACACCGATAGAGTTCTTCAGGCCCCAAACAGGGCTTTTGGACCGACACAACGTGGGCATAGTTTTGGTGCTTCGGCCCGTTGTCTACCAGGAGTCCAAGGTCAGAGCGAAGGGCTCGCTACTTTGTGTGGCCAACACACACCTGCTCTTCAATCCCAGCAGGGGGGATGTCAAACtggctcaactggccatattgctgGCAGAGATCGACAATATGATCAAGTCGTGGAGGGCTAAATGTGAACACTGCAATGTTATCATGTGCGGAGACTTCAATTCTTTGCCACACATGCCTCTGTATCAGCTCATCACAACTGGGGAGCTCCACTTCCAGGGTCTACCGGCATGGATG GTGTCAGGTCAGAAGGATCTTTCACACAAAGCCACTTGCCACAGACTGTTTGCGCCTCTATGGTCCGACTGTCTGGGAATTTCCGACAGCTGCCAGTACGTCGCTTCCTGTGAGGTGGATTCAAGCTGCATTCCCGTCACAG TGCTTCAACCCTCTCCTGAAGGGAAACGTCACTACAGCCACGACTTCCTTTTGCAACTGCGCTTTTGTCCAATTTCGTGTATCCGTCCCAGTGATTTACAATTAATCCCGGGTGTCACTGACAACAGTCCAG atttgctGAGCAGAAATAAGCCGAATATTAG GTTTCGACACATTTTAAGACACCAGTTAGACCTGGAGTCCACCTATAAGCACATAATTGCTGACTCTGGTGACCCGGAAATCACAACCCTGCACTCTGAAGGGGCTGCCACTGTGGATTATATCTTCTATTCCCCTGAACGCACCTCATATCAAGCAG CAGGCCAGTTTGGCTGTGAAGGTCTGAAGTTGGTTGGTTGTCTCTCACTGCTGTCTGAGGATACCCTTTGGTCCATAGGTGGCCTCCCCAGCTACATATTCCCATCTGATCATCTCAGTCTTGTGGCTAAATTCCGGCTGAACCTGAAAGCAGCAGTTGGTTGA